CGAAGGAAAGCCCTATGTATTCAACATGATAGACACACCAGGCCACATAGACTTCACAGGCAAAGTTACAAGAAGTCTGAGAGCAATAGACGGGGCTGTTGTGGTGGTTGATTCTGTTGAAGGTGTCATGACCCAGACTGAAACTGTTACTAGGCAGGCCCTTGAAGAAAGAGTAAGGCCAGTCCTCTACATTAACAAGATAGACAGACTGGTCAAAGAGCTTAGGCTTACCCCAGACAGGATGCAGGCATGGCTCGCTAACATCATAGGTGAATTCAACAACCTGATAAACCTCTATGCTGAGCCTGAATTCAGGGATAAATGGAAGGTAAGCATACAGGATAACAGCGTAGCGTTCGGAAGTTCTAAGGACAAGTGGGGCTTTAACCTGAATATGGCAAAGAGCTCAGGGATAGGGTTCAAAGATGTCTACGAAGCTTACACTACTGGTGACCCTAAGAACCTTGCAGAAAAGGTTCCTCTTCACGAAGCGATTCTCACCATGGTGATCAAGCACCATCCTCCTCCTCACGTAGCCCAGTCATACAGAATTCCCAAGATCTGGAAGGGCGACCTTGAAAGCGACATAGGTAAGGCATTGCTGAGCTGCGACGATAACGGACCTACTGTTATGATGGTTACCAATGTTATCGTCGACCCGCAAGCAGGTATAGTGGCTACAGGCAGGCTGTTCAGCGGTACAATAAGGGATGGGGATGTTGTGTACCTAGCAGACGCCAAAAGAGAAGGTAGAGTTCAAAGCGTAAACATGTACATGGGTAATGTAAGAGAGATAGTAGGAGCTTTACCAGCTGGCAACATACCAGCCCTTCTTGGCCTAGAATTTGCGAGAGCTGGTGAAACGATATCGTCTGTAAAGGGAATTGTACCTTTTGAAGGGATAAAATACGTGTCTGAACCCGTTGTTACAGTGGCTATAGAAGCGAAGAATCCAAGGGACCTACCGAAACTTGTTGATGCATTGCAAAGGATGCATATAGAGGATCCCAACCTGATAGTCAGAATAAACGAAGAGTCTGGTGAAACCCTGCTATCTGGCATGGGCGTACTGCATCTTGAAATACAGACAACGCTTCTTCAACAGCAGGGGCTAGAGATAATTACAAGTCCTCCTTTGATCAATTATAGGGAAACAATTCAAGGCAAGGCTGGGCCTGTAATGTCAAAGAGCCCCAACAAGCACAACAAGATTTACATCAGAGTAGAACCGCTTGCAGAGGAGGTAATAAACAAGATTCGCTCGGGTGAAATAAGCGAAACCGCTGACAGGAAAGGTATTGCAAGAGTGCTCAGAGATATGGGCTGGGACTCTGACGAGGCTAGAAGTGTTGTAGCTGTAGACCCGAAAGGAAATATTCTGCTCGACCAGACAAAGGGTGTGCAGTTCATGCAGGAATCGATGGACTCGCTGAGAGCTGGATTCGAAGACGTAATGAATAATGGCCCGCTAGCATACGAATATTGCAGGGGTGTCAAGGTCATAATTCATCACTTTGTACCCCATGAAGACCCGGCGCACAGAACTTATGCCCAGTTGATGCCTGCGGCTAGAAGAGCCATTCTCGGGGCCATGCTTATGGCTCAGCCGGTTTTGCTTGAACCCGTGCAGGGAATAGAGATCAAATGCCCTGTAGACCTTATAGGTGCGGTTGCGGGAGTGCTCTCTAGCAAGAGAGGCAAGCTGATAAACATAGAACAAAAGGAAGTTCTGGCTATAATAGAGGGAGAGATACCTGCATCAGAGACGTTTGACTTGAGCGAGGTAATGAGGGGAGCTACTGCTGGAAAAGCTGTATGGGACATGCACTTCAAGTCTTGGTCACCTCTGCCTGCATCTTTACAGAAGTCGGTCATTACTCAGATCAGGAAGAGGAAGGGATTGCCAGAGGAAGTGCCTCCAGCCAGTGACTTCTTGGATACAGAATAATAATTTAAATTAGACCGAAATATGAGTAAGGTTGTCGACTAATCTTGGAATGCAATTACTGCGGAAAGGAGGAACCATTTCCTTTCAAGTGTAGCTATTGTGGCGAATACTTTTGCGCAGACCATAGATTGCCAGAAAACCACGCCTGCAAAATGTATGCCATTGCTAGACCGCCTCGAGACAATGTACATGGACATTGGAACTATACCGTGAGCCCAACATTCAAGCCAGGACGTATTTCTAAGAATGAAGCCTTATCGTTTCTAATAGGAGCTATACTAGTCTGGTTGGTAGGTTACAGTGTAATCTACGGTTTAATATCACCGTATAGTGGGAATGTTTTTGCATTTTATCTCAATAGTGTGCTCTTCGTGGCTGCGTTTCTAATTCATGAATATGCTCATAAATTGGCGGCTAATTTGAGTGGTTTATGGGCCGAGTTTAAACTAAATTTTTTTGGTTTGATTCTTACATTAATATCGATAATTTCTCCTGTTTTTAAAGTAATAGCTCCCGGTGCGACGGTAATATTTGGTATCACTGATGTTAAAACAATGGGCAAGATAGCTTTGTGGGGACCTCTAACGAATATAATAATGTCTTTAATTATATTACCTATAATTCTGTTTGACGGGCAAGGATATCTAATCATACCTAGCTTTTATATTAGTTCATTGATATCGTTATTCAACTTAATACCATTAAGTATATTGGATGGGCAAAAAGTGTTTGCTTGGAATAAGATAGTCTGGCTTGTCTGCTTTTGCTATTCCCTTCTCGCGTTTCTGATTTCGCTGTATCTAGTTGATGTAATCTAATATTTTAGAGATATCCCAATGGGTGCTACCATCATCAGCCCACACTTTGCCTGTTGCTTAAGAAGACCCCTTTTCATTGCATGCAGAACAATTGTTAGATCTGGATTCACAACGACGTCAGATGACTCGCCTGTATCTGGGTCCATGCCGGAAGGGAGATCTATCGATATTTTAAGCGCCGTGCTTTGGTTAATAAGGTTAATAGCAGTTCTAAATGGCTCACCTATTGGGGATCTAACTCCTGTGCCAAACAGACCGTCAAGTATGATGTCTGCATTGAAGAATTGACCAGAGTTACTTACTAGCGCATCTTTAGTTGGTGCTATGCGAATATTCATACGCGAATTTCTAGCTATTTCCCATTGCTGCCTGGCTTCATCAGTTCGTATTTTTTCTTCTTCGCCCACAAGTATGGAAACAACCTTTACCCTAGGAGATAAATGTCTGGCAGCTGTAATACAATCTCCGCCGTTATTGCCCGGTCCACAAACTGCCAAAATAGTAGGATTGAGTATTGGGTCATATAGTTCATAGACAATGTCTGCCACCGCTCTTCCTGCATTCTCCATCATTAATAATTTAGAAAATCCTATACTTTCTGCGTTCTTTTCTATTTCTTGCATTTGTTTCGAAGTTATCGTAACGCCTGAAAAGGACACTTTCGTGCACCCATTATAACTATTTTTAATGGTTACATATTATTTTTTCTGGGTTCGGGATCTCAGGCATTGTAGATCGAGTGATTCTCGATGTAAGCTAGGGTTAGGTACAAGTTCGTTTCTAATTCATGACCTAAAATTTAACCTAGGTTTTGCTATCGATTTACATATAAATTGCGGTCTTCTATTTCTCTAAAGTACTTTGGTTGTTGGGTAGCAATCACTGGAGCCAATTATGATTATGAAAAGCTCCGTATTACCAGTTTACCAGTAATTTCATTACAGTCCACTACTATTTGTTATCTAAGAATTTACAACCTTTGTAATCTACTTACATTTGAATCCCCCTATATGAAGGAGACTTGGTAAACAGAAAACTCACCTCTATATGTATGAGAGGGAAGAATCTGCTTTTAGATTTCTTAAATGAACACGTCATTTGGCTTTGTAAATATCTGAGAATCAGACTGGTATAGTAAACTTGCATAATTCGCCTCCTATTTTCTCTGTTACATGATTCTTTCTTCCTATTCCTACTGTTAGAACATACATCTTTATTTATCGATCCATTAATTGGTAGGTATACATTGCATGTTTCGGTTTTGGATATAGATCACTTTGAATGATCATTATTAATTATCTTTTTGCTCAAACCAGACTGCACAAAGAAGATAAAATGACTTGCGGATAGAAAAGAAAATAATCGTTTTTCAAAATAATAGCACCTGATGGGTTCAATGCCAATGTTTGGATTTCAATATGACCTTTTGGGTCAAAGATTTAAATATGAATAATTTATGCGTTTGGCTCTATAATTGCGTGACAAGAAAGAGTACATATGGTTTGACGGAAAGATTCTAGATGCAGAAAACGCAAAAATTACAGTAAAATCACATTCACTGCACTACGGAACTGCAGTTTTCGAAGGTATCAGAGCATACAAACATGGCTCAAAACTCCACATTTTCAGACTTTACGACCATATGAAACGCCTTCTGGATTCGGCGCGAATGATACACATCAAGGTTCCATACTCGTCCACTGAGCTTTCTGATGCTGTTGTTGAATTGCTTCGGAAAAATAACTACAAAAGGTCGCTTTATATCAGACCCATAATTTTTCTTGGTGACGGAGGAATAAATTTAGATTTCAGGAAACATCCTGTGCACGTTGCTATTTTCGCCTTACCGTTTGACGATTACTTTGAGAAGAAGGGTCTGAAAGTTTGCATCTCATCGTGGAGGAGAGTTACCAACACAGCTTTGATCCCGAGAGCAAAGGCTTCTGCAAACTACCTTAACTCTTGCATAGCTACAATAGAAGCCAAGTTGTCGGGTTACGACGAAGCAATCATGCTTGACCAGAACGGTTATGTTTCTGAAGGGTCTGGTGAAAACATCTTTCTTGTGAAGAATTCGAAACTATACACGCCTGGCACATATTCTTCCATACTCGAAGGGATAACGAGAGATACAGTTGTGAACCTTGCCAAAGATATGGGTGTAGAAGTGAACTTCACCCATCTAGAAAGAAGCGAGTTGTATACAGCTGACGAAGTGTTTCTGACAGGAACAGCTGCAGAAATAGCACCTGTCGTAGAGATAGATGGAAGGACCATAGGAGATGGCAATATTGGGAATATAACAAGCAAGATATCCGAAATGTACAATCTTGTAGTAACAGGCAGGAATGATAAGCACAAAAGATGGCTAACAACAATCTAGGAAAAGGATATATTTACAGAGAATATACATCTACAGAAACAAGTGCTAAATCGTTTTGGTCAAGCTGCTGGTCCTTTCGCCCTACGCAAGATACGAGATAAGGTCAGAATTATCAAGGAATCTACCTAAAGGAGTTCAGATGCCTCAGATCCTCCTGAGCAAGGAACTCAAGGTTGATGGTATGGATGATGCACTGAAGGATGTGGACGTAATCCTTGCTGACTATACCTCAAAGACAAGAGTAGACAGACGTATGCTCGAGAAGGTAAGGAATCTCAGGTTTGTGCAGATACCTAATTCTAACACTGATGGGGTTGATGTTGAAGCCTGCACCAAATTGGGTGTGAGAGTTGCCTTATGCCCCGATGCATCGGACAATGCAGTAGCCGAGCACTGTCTAGCAGTGGCACTAACCCTTCTTAGGAGGCTCTTCTTCCTCCATATGAATACACTGGAGGGAAAGTGGGAGAGGGAAGAGGCCACTGGAGCTATTTCCGAGCTCAGAGGGAAGACATGGGGGATAATAGGGTTGAATGGCTCGGGACTTAGGCTGGCCAAGCTGGTTTCTTCGCTAGGTGTGAAACTGCATTACACACAGCCTTCAAGGTTGGATAGCTCGCAGGAAAGGAAGATACACGCAAAGTATTCTACTTTTGAACAACTTCTGATTGAAAGCGATATAATCAGCATCCACTCAGCCAATACACAGAGCATTATTGGAGAAGAACAGCTTCGACTGATGAAACCAACTGCATTGCTGATTGATGTATCTGGTTCATTAGCTGTGGATGAGACAGCACTTGCTAAGGCACTGATGAATGGAACGATTATGGGTGCTTCGGTTGACTCTTATTCTGAAGAACCAGTCACTCCGCAAAACCCTCTTGTTCTTGCAGCTAAGGAAGGTGCGCCTTTAATACTTACTCCGCATGTAGCAGCAGAAACTTTGGAAGCAAGGCAGAGAATAATATCTTTCTCCATGGCTAACATAGCCAAGTTGATTGCTGGCCAGAAACCTCTGAACATAATAAACGATGTTTAAAAAGGCATTAATTTCTTCTGTATAACACACTTATATTCTGCTTATTTACACATATGGATTGTTCGAACATGAGGACGAATATAGCTGCGGACTCTAAGGTTCATTCCAGGCTTATACAGATAGCAAAGAAGAACAGAACAACTGTCTATGACCTGACCAACTCTCTTCTTACTATTTGTGCAGATGCTATAGAAAGAGGCTTGACGATTGAGGACATAAAGGGCCAGATACTGATAAGATATGCGGTTAAAAATCTGGATGTGGTGTTGCTTCCCGGGAGTCTTATAGAATACATGGTAAATCAGCTCTATCCTGTTAAGAGAGACGAGATGACAGAACTGTTCAGGGAGGCCGGGAGTCAGCTTGGTAAGTACTTCAAGATAAAGGGTTTGACGTTTGATGACATACTGGAGATGGCAAAGAACGGCTATTCCTCCATAGGCTTGAGAGAGCTAACAGTGTCTCAGCTATCAGCAGACAGGGTAAGGATATCTATTTACGGTCTATTACTTGGCAGGGCAGCTACAGAGATAGGATTGAGTTTCGTAAAGGGGCTTCTTGACGAGTACGGCTTCAGGATAGTTAAGACCGAGCTGGCTGAGGGAGCTGTGGCGGTTGATTGTGAAGTTGTTCAAAATACAAATCCACTTTGATGAAGTTGCTGGCGCAGAAGATATAGCATCTGCAGATGCGGAGAATGGAGCTGAGTAACAATTGCCTTTTGATACCCTTTCCGATTACATCAGAAGACTGGAGCAAGAAGGAGAGCTCATCCATATCTCCCAGCCGGTCTCAGTTGACCTTGAAATGGCGGAGATACTTAGAAGACTGATGTACAATAAGGGTCCGGCTGTCGTCTTCGATAAGGTTGAAGGATTCGATATACCTGTCGCTGCCAACCTCTTCGGTTCTGAGAGCAGGCTGAAAATTGCACTTCAGGTGGACGACTTCGAGAAGCTTGGAACAAGGATAACAGACATACTGAGCATGCAGGTTCCTGCGGGTTTGCTTGAAAGAGTGAAGGCTCTTCCAAGACTCGCCGAGCTTGCTGGCTATGCTCCCAAACTTGAAAAGAAGGGATCAGTAATGGAGAATATCATAACTGAAAAGCCAACACTTTCCTTTCTGCCTGCACTAAAGTCATGGCCGAAGGATGCAGGCAGGTTCATAACGTTTGGGATCGTGGTTACCAAAAACCCAGATACTGGCACCAGGAACCTGGGGGTCTACAGGATGCAGATTTATGACGAAACCACGGCTGGGATGCACTGGCAGATACACAAGAGAGGTGCTTTGCATCATGAACTCAACAGGCAAAGGGGAAAGAGGACAGAAGTCGCGGTTATAATAGGTGCAGACCCTGCTGTCATATATTCAGCAGTTGCTCCGGTCCCTGAAGGTCTTGACAAATACCTCTATGCAGGGATAGTCAGGGGTGAAGGGGTGAAGCTGGTCAAATGCCAGACTGTTGACATGGAAGTCCCTGCAGATGCGGAGATAGTTCTTGAGGGATACGTCGACCCTCAGGATGTAAGGGTCGAAGGGCCGTTTGGAGACCATACGGGCTATTACACAGAGCCTGAACCGTTTCCAACTTTCCACCTTACGGGAGTGATGATGAAGCATCAGCCGATTTACCTAACAACCATAGTTGGAAAGCCTGTTATGGAAGATGCATACATAGGCAAGGTGGTTGAAAAGGCCTTTCTTCCTCTAATGAAGTTTCTTCAGCCAGAGATAGTGGATGTGAACTTTCCTGAGGCAGGTTGGTTTCAGGGTGTTGCAGTGATATCGATAAAGAAGAGATACCCTGGACAGGCAAAGAAGGTTATGATGGGGCTCTGGGGTACGGGGCAGCTTTCTCTTACCAAGATGCTGATTGTTGTTGATGATGACGTAAACGTGCACGACATGAACGATGTGATCTGGGCTGTTACCACAAGAACTGAACCGGCAAGGGATATAATAGTTTTGAACAATGTACCTACAGATACGCTGGACCCTTCTTCCCCGATAAGAAACCTGGGGTCAAAGCTAGGGATAGACGCTACAATCAAAACTCAGGATGAGGGACATACAAGGCAGTCGTTTGACCCTGTACTACCAGACCCGGCTACAGTAAAGAGGGTGAATGCTAGGCTGAAAGAGCTCGGTCTTGAAAAGCTAGGGTTCAAAGAAGAGCAGCTCTGATTGCAGAATCTTTGAAGGAGAGTCTGCTTATTGTTGGTAGGCATATTTAACGAGGTCCTCGGAAAGGAAGTAAATGTTCCAGAAGCTCCCAAGAGGATAATCAGCCTCAGTCCAGCAATCACCGAAACCCTCTTCATGCTGGGGTTTGATGAAGAGATAGTTGGCGTGAGCGCTTTCTGCGCTAGGCCTCCGAAAGCAAGAGAAAAGAGAAAGGTAGGAAGCTACAGCACAGTGAGAAGAGAACTCATAGAGGGTCTCAGACCAGACCTGATCCTGACGATTACAGGTTATCAGAGACCGCTTGCATTCAGGCTTGAGGGTCTGCCTGTATATCCTCTTGAGTTACCTGTCTTCCTGCCTGGGATTCTGGACCTTATAGCTAGGGTGGGCCTGGTTTCAGGTAAGGCTGAACAGGCAAGGAATCTAAGTCACAGACTAACAAGAAGACTTGCCAAACTGAAGAAAATTTCGGCAAAGGTAAGAACCTACGTCGAGATAGACTTAGGAGGACCTGTTTCGTTCGGAGCTTACAGCTACATCACGGATGCAATAAGCTATCTTGGAGCCAAATCAATATATGCTGGGGAAAGGGCTGAATGGCTGAAGCCTGACTTGGAATTCGTAGCCAGCAAAGACCCAGATGCTATAATCTACGAAGCAAAGATGTATTCCAGATTCGACTTTTCTTCTTTGTTAAACCTGATCAGGTCAAGGGGATGGGATAACTTGCGAGCTGTAAAAGAAGGTCACCTCTTCCTTACGCCGGGTCCGCTAGATTTCCTCGCACACCACGGTCCTTCGTTCATAACTGAAGCTATGCCTTGGCTTCACAAGAGTCTCAGTCTCAGCCTCAGCCTCAATCTCAGAATCTGAATCTAGCTGCAGCGTCATAAACCTTTATTCCAAAGACAAATCAGATCTCTGGCATTGTCATTCAGCCTAGCTGTGTTCATAGCGTCATTGTGGGGGCTTTCGTCGGAGATGCTTGAAGATGCAGCTGTCGACTTCATATATGCAAGAATATTCGGGCTGAAAAGGCTCGTCGTTTCACTCCTTTATTCAACCGCGCTGCTGGCCTCTTTAACGATACTACTGGTTCTTCTTTTCCGAACAACTCTCATTGCATTCCTGCCGTTCGCTTCCACCGTGTCTGCGGTTATGATAGGCGCAGTGGGAGCTTACTGGCTGTACTTTTCCTTCAGGGGTGAAGGAGAGGATAAAATTCCTGAAGGAAAGGGAGGTCCTTTCGTGCTGGTTTTCGCAGAAGTCCTGGAGCTCTTCCTGATTCTTTTACCACTTTCACTGACGAGTTATGTCGAAGAAGCAGCTACTTCTGCAGTCATTGCTGTGGCAATCAGCATAGCATTAGCAATCATTCTCAGAAGACTGCTTGGTGATGTCATCGAAGAAAGGTTAAATTTCAGGTATCTGAAACTGCTCTCCGGAGCTGTTTTGATTTTTCTTTCGTTTGTACTTTTCTTTGGCATGGGTTGAATAAAGCAGAAAGAAATACTCTAAGAAAGGGCAAAAACCTATATTCCCGTCTTCAAACAGTCGTTCGGCATGTATCCCAGGTCATTTCGCTATTTTGCTCCTGAAAACCTGCAGCAAGCAGTTGATTTCGCACTTGCACATCCTGACGAAGCAAAATATCTGGCTGGAGGCCAGAGCCTGATACCGATGATGAAATTGAGAATAGCATCTCCTGCTTACATAATCGATGTGAACAGGCTGCACGACTTATCTTACATCAGAACTTCAGGAGGCTATCTGCTCATAGGGGCGCTGACCAGGCATGCAGATATAGAGCATTCAGACCTGGTTGAAAGGAATCTTCCGATACTGAAGGAGGCTGCAAGGCAGATTGCAGACCAGCAGGTTAGGAACCTCGGGACTATGGCTGGTTCGATTTCACATGCAGACCCAGCTGCAGACTGGCCAGCAGTAGCTCTGGCCTGCAGGGCCGAGTTTTCAATAGTTGGGAAAGGGGAAAGGATTGTAAAGGCAGAAGACTTCTTTCAGGGTCCATTCCAGACCGCTCTGCAGCCCGGTGAATTCCTCAGGGAGATCAGGATACCACTAGCAAACGAAATGAATATTGGATATTCATACGTCAAGTTCGAGAGGAAGGCTGGCGACTTTGCGACTGTAGGAGTGGCCACCATGCTCAGGATGAAAGATAATGCTGTCGATGACATTTCAATAGCCCTAACTGCAGTTGCGCCTAAACAGTTCAGAGCAACCGAAGCTGAAAAGCTGCTGGTCGGCAAGAAGCCAAGCGATGAGTTGATAGAAGAAGCATCGAAACTTGCATCAGAACAGAGCGAGCCTACAGCTGACCTGAGGGGCTCCGTGGAATTCAAGAAGGAAATGGTAAGAGTGTTCACTAAAAGAGCGGTTAAGAAGGCGCTAAGCAGGGCAGGTTGGGGAGGAAACTGAATTGGAACGAGAACTAGCAAAGGACAGAGCAAGCGTGACGATTAACATAAACGGAAAGGATTATTCGGCTGAAGTGGAGGCTAGGCTTCTCCTCGTTCATTTCATAAGGGATATTGCTGGTTTGACCGGCACTCATGTTGGATGCGATACAACGCACTGCGGTGCCTGCACCATTCTGATGCAGGATGAAAACCAGAACTGGAAAGCAATCAAATCATGCACTATGTTTGCGGTTCAGGCTAACGGCAAAAGGCTCCTTACTATAGAAGGCCTGGCGAAGGACGGAGAACTTCACCCCATACAGAAGGCTTTCTGGGAGAACCACGCACTTCAGTGCGGCTACTGCACACCTGGGATGATTATGTCATCCCTTGGCTTTCTGCAGCACAACAGAAACCCGACTGAAGAAGAAGTAAGGGAAGGCATCTCAGGCAATCTATGCAGGTGCACAGGCTATCAGAATATAGTCAAAGCAGTTCTTGCGGCAGCGAAGGAATTGAAGGACAAGCCTAACATACTGGATTAACATCTGCTCTGGCGATAGAGTGTTGCACTTCGAAGATAGCTTTACGGTCGAAGCACCTCTGCACGACGTCTGGAAGTTTGTTTCCACACCAAGCGAATTTGTAAAAGTTATACCTGACCTGCAGAGCAAGGAGATAAAGGACGACAAGAACTTCTTTGTCTCATTCAAGATGGGCCTTGGAATGATAAGGGGAACTGTGAACATGAACTTCAGGATAGAAGAAGCGGTTCCAGAGCAGCACATGAAGCTTGTTGGAAAAGGAAATGGCCTGCAGAGCACTGCTGACCTTACAATCAACCTCGACCTCTCTCCGCAGAATGGAGTGACTCTCGTAAAGTGGTCTGCAGATCTGAATGTTGCTGGAACTGTTGTAAGCGTTGGGTCTAGGTTCATCGAGCCTGTGACAAGGTCGAAGGTAAAGGAGATAGTCGAGGGGATAAAGAAGGAGTTTTCAAAGTAACAGAAGGGTCTTCCGTATATTTGGTAGTGGTATGTGCAAGTGTGTACACTTGCATGCAAGCTGTTGAAATTTTTGTAGCTGCCAAAAATCACAAGACTTAAATCGGCTATGCAGGCTGACTTCGTGTGATGAACTTATCCGTAGGCTACCTGATAACCCCTACACAAGCTTGGTACGGTCTTTGGGATATCTTCGTCTACCTAGGGATTGCTGTGGGGGTCGTTGTGATCTCTTATTTTGTCTACCATGTCGTCAGGTACAGGAGCAAGGAGGATTATGTTCCTACTTACGAGAACAAGAATGGTTCTCATGATTTGAGGTTTGTTCTTGTTAGCACATCTCTATCTATCATTGTGCTGATAATACTAAGCGCAGGGACACTAAACGCAGCTTCTGTCACCTTTAACCCTCCTGCAACAAACGATACGGTCAATATAGAGGTTATAGGGCATCAGTTTTACTGGCAGTTTGTGTATCCTGATGGCAGGTCGTTGATAAACAACCTCACAATACCAGCAGGTGCCGTTGTAATACTCAACGTCACGTCCCAGGATGTCTTCCATTCTTTTGGAATTTCTCAATTTGCAGTAAAGATAGATGCTATACCTGATAGATACAATACCTTGTGGTTCTCTGTCCAGCAGCCAGGGGTATACGTTGATGCAATAAGGTGCTATGAGCTCTGTGGAGCTGGGCATGCCTACATGATCGCTAACCTGACTGTTGTAAGCCAGGCTGCATATCAGCAATGGATATCTCAGAAGGTGAATGGATAAAATGCAGCAAGTCGAAGCGGTTTATCAGAAGCGTTCCTGGCTGAAAAGATGGTTATTTACAACCTATCACAAGGATATAGGCGTACTCTACTTTGTAACTTCACTGTATTTCGCTTTTGTTGCAGGTCTATTGGCTGCTTTAATGAGGGTACAGCTTTCTGCTCCCGGCAACACCTTCCTTGGTCCGACTGAATTTAACAGCGCTGTTACTGCACACGGTCTGATAATGATACTCTGGTTCCTATCCCCTCTTGGTGTTGCTTTTGCCAACTACATAGTTCCGATGCAGATAGGAGCAGATGACCTGGCATTTCCGAGGTTGAATGCATTAAGCTACTGGCTCTTCCTGATTTCAGGAATGATGCTTGTCATGAGCTTCTTCATGCCAGGAGGGGGTTTCGGAGGAGGCTGGACAACATACGCTCCTCTTTCAACTGCTCAATACAGTCCTGGTCCTGGTCCAAGCCTTGCATTCATGGGCTTCATACTGTTATGCGTTTCAATAACTGTTGGTAGTGTCAACTTCATTACAACAATCCTCTGGAAGAGGGCTCCTGGTATGGGCTTCAGGGAGATCCCGATGTTCACCTGGTTCACCTTCTTTACTCAGGTTCTCATGCTCATGGCCTTTCCCTCTCTACTCGCAGCGTTGCTGCTTCTCATGTCAGACAGGCTTCTTGGCACTCAATTCTTCGCAGCATCGAGCGGAGGAGCGCTGCTTTGGGACAACCTCTTCTGGTTCTTTGGACACCCTGAAGTCTACGTTGTACTTTTACCAGCCTTCGGCGCAATACTCGAAATTCTGCCAACATTCACAGGAAGACCTCTTGCAGCACGAACAGCAATACTTGTTGCTGCAGGTTTTCTGGTTGTGCCTCTGAGCGTCTACGTCTTTGCTCACCATGAATTCGTGACAGGAATACCGCTAGCTCTGAGGGAGGGATTCACAATAACCACTTTCGCAATTTCAGTCCCGTTTGATGTCATGGTGCTGTCGATGATCCACAGCTTAACAGGAGGAAGGATAAAGCTGAAGACACCGATGCTCTTCGCCATAGCGGCTGTAATAATATTCATAATCGGTGGGATAACAGGTGTCTTCCTGGCTTCGTTTGTTCTAGACATAAACCTGAGGGGAACTTACTTTGTCGTTGCCCATTTTCATTACGTTATGGCTGGAGCAACTATCTTCGGGCTGTTCGCAGCCACATATTACTGGCTCCCAAAGATGACAAATCACATGTACAGCGAGAGACTTGGCAAGCTTCACTTTATCACCTCTTT
This portion of the Conexivisphaerales archaeon genome encodes:
- a CDS encoding NAD(P)H-hydrate epimerase, whose product is MSFSGVTITSKQMQEIEKNAESIGFSKLLMMENAGRAVADIVYELYDPILNPTILAVCGPGNNGGDCITAARHLSPRVKVVSILVGEEEKIRTDEARQQWEIARNSRMNIRIAPTKDALVSNSGQFFNADIILDGLFGTGVRSPIGEPFRTAINLINQSTALKISIDLPSGMDPDTGESSDVVVNPDLTIVLHAMKRGLLKQQAKCGLMMVAPIGISLKY
- a CDS encoding branched-chain amino acid transaminase, coding for MRDKKEYIWFDGKILDAENAKITVKSHSLHYGTAVFEGIRAYKHGSKLHIFRLYDHMKRLLDSARMIHIKVPYSSTELSDAVVELLRKNNYKRSLYIRPIIFLGDGGINLDFRKHPVHVAIFALPFDDYFEKKGLKVCISSWRRVTNTALIPRAKASANYLNSCIATIEAKLSGYDEAIMLDQNGYVSEGSGENIFLVKNSKLYTPGTYSSILEGITRDTVVNLAKDMGVEVNFTHLERSELYTADEVFLTGTAAEIAPVVEIDGRTIGDGNIGNITSKISEMYNLVVTGRNDKHKRWLTTI
- a CDS encoding NAD(P)-dependent oxidoreductase, producing MVKLLVLSPYARYEIRSELSRNLPKGVQMPQILLSKELKVDGMDDALKDVDVILADYTSKTRVDRRMLEKVRNLRFVQIPNSNTDGVDVEACTKLGVRVALCPDASDNAVAEHCLAVALTLLRRLFFLHMNTLEGKWEREEATGAISELRGKTWGIIGLNGSGLRLAKLVSSLGVKLHYTQPSRLDSSQERKIHAKYSTFEQLLIESDIISIHSANTQSIIGEEQLRLMKPTALLIDVSGSLAVDETALAKALMNGTIMGASVDSYSEEPVTPQNPLVLAAKEGAPLILTPHVAAETLEARQRIISFSMANIAKLIAGQKPLNIINDV
- a CDS encoding menaquinone biosynthesis decarboxylase, producing MPFDTLSDYIRRLEQEGELIHISQPVSVDLEMAEILRRLMYNKGPAVVFDKVEGFDIPVAANLFGSESRLKIALQVDDFEKLGTRITDILSMQVPAGLLERVKALPRLAELAGYAPKLEKKGSVMENIITEKPTLSFLPALKSWPKDAGRFITFGIVVTKNPDTGTRNLGVYRMQIYDETTAGMHWQIHKRGALHHELNRQRGKRTEVAVIIGADPAVIYSAVAPVPEGLDKYLYAGIVRGEGVKLVKCQTVDMEVPADAEIVLEGYVDPQDVRVEGPFGDHTGYYTEPEPFPTFHLTGVMMKHQPIYLTTIVGKPVMEDAYIGKVVEKAFLPLMKFLQPEIVDVNFPEAGWFQGVAVISIKKRYPGQAKKVMMGLWGTGQLSLTKMLIVVDDDVNVHDMNDVIWAVTTRTEPARDIIVLNNVPTDTLDPSSPIRNLGSKLGIDATIKTQDEGHTRQSFDPVLPDPATVKRVNARLKELGLEKLGFKEEQL
- a CDS encoding ABC transporter substrate-binding protein, with product MLVGIFNEVLGKEVNVPEAPKRIISLSPAITETLFMLGFDEEIVGVSAFCARPPKAREKRKVGSYSTVRRELIEGLRPDLILTITGYQRPLAFRLEGLPVYPLELPVFLPGILDLIARVGLVSGKAEQARNLSHRLTRRLAKLKKISAKVRTYVEIDLGGPVSFGAYSYITDAISYLGAKSIYAGERAEWLKPDLEFVASKDPDAIIYEAKMYSRFDFSSLLNLIRSRGWDNLRAVKEGHLFLTPGPLDFLAHHGPSFITEAMPWLHKSLSLSLSLNLRI
- the cutB gene encoding glyceraldehyde dehydrogenase subunit beta; this translates as MYPRSFRYFAPENLQQAVDFALAHPDEAKYLAGGQSLIPMMKLRIASPAYIIDVNRLHDLSYIRTSGGYLLIGALTRHADIEHSDLVERNLPILKEAARQIADQQVRNLGTMAGSISHADPAADWPAVALACRAEFSIVGKGERIVKAEDFFQGPFQTALQPGEFLREIRIPLANEMNIGYSYVKFERKAGDFATVGVATMLRMKDNAVDDISIALTAVAPKQFRATEAEKLLVGKKPSDELIEEASKLASEQSEPTADLRGSVEFKKEMVRVFTKRAVKKALSRAGWGGN